GCTGGATTGAAATCTATAGAAAACAATCCAAAATGGATTAAGGGCCACTACAGAACTGCTATATCATACAAGTGCATGGGAGATGATGTAAATTACCTATGCTATTTGTACGAAGCTGCCAAATTGGAAGGGGAGGGTGGTCCCTTATGGTAAAAGTTTAAGGCTAATTTAGGAAGGAATTTAGTGATAATGCGGAGAGGATTAGGCAGTcaaaacaataattttatcattttaaattattaacaagTCAAAAATGACATCCTGCGgcaattattaatgtttATCGGTTAATATTCTGCTACTTtcaaatgtatttaaattaattgttatttatttgatagtaataacaattaaacTAATAACTAGATATGAATAATCCAAAGATAGATTATAATACGAAATACTCTGTgaaaattaattagataGCCAATTGATGAATTAGTTATGTTGTGTATTGTTAATTGTCAACAGTATGATGATTGAGAATGATGggaaattatttcatagtatcaataaacaataatagttattaataaatagtaAAATAACAGTAATAGCCCAAAGTATGCAAGGTAGAACGAGTATAGGATAAGAGTGGCAACaactatatattaatgaataTTACACGAATTATAGCTATGAAACAtgattttaaaacaaaatataactaTTCATAAATCTAGAAATTCAATTAACAAAACTGAGTCTACATAATAACgaaaatatgtaaaaatacGTGAATGAAAgttgaaaaaatatttaaaaatatataaacatttcAAATCGGCATTGgttataattttgaatataattaCTGAAAATGTACACAAAAAGAAAGAATTGGCGGTACTAACACATGCTTCGGAGTATATTGGGGGATGTGTTGTGTGGtgtgtaaaatttgagTTTCATGTGTGCACTGATATTGCATGTACCTATAGCATTAtaaaatggtaaatttaattacGGGATCTTGTATGGGCGAATGTATCGCCAATTTGCCGCCCGAAGCCGAATTTCCGAGTCAGGAATACATAGAGCAAAAAATGGAAGAGCTGAATATGAATGACATCAACTATTACATGTGGATACCAGGGTACAAATATCAACCTTTGCTCAAACAAAGGATTGACTCTGTCAGATCTGCTAGTACTATCGAAATTGACGAACCAATAGAACAGCCAGTAGTCTAATTCttgtttaatttaggaTATAGAAAAATCTGAGATTCATAAGGCATTCGATTCAAAGGCAGTAAGTtcacatttttatttaggtcTCTGGGAAAGTATCTATTAATGAAGTTGCAAATCTGTTGCGTACATTGGTATGATTTTGAGTcgtatattttatttatggCTTTAACTTAAtctttgtaaaatttattataattttcacaatatattatatctaaCATAGGGTTACGCCCCTACGAATGCGGAGCTAGAAGAATCAGCCAAAATGTTCGGAGAATCACTCACTTTATCCCAATTCCAAGACATTTGCTATGCACTCAATGATAGCACAACTAGTTTGCATGGATTGGAACAGGCACTAAGATACTTCGACAATAGTGTAAGTTCAAGCTTTTAATGTgaaaattatcacataatTCCCGCGTAATATAGGGTTCTGGCAAGTTATCTAAGGCGCAATGGATGAATATCATGATGAATTACGGAGAACCATTGACTATGGATGAAATGAATATGGTAAATAAAAAGTTTTCGATTGGAGAATCAATTGATTGCAAGGTCATTTGTGAGGAGTAGGCATGGACTTTATTTAGGGTTGTTTCCTAAGTTATTGGTTATGATTTGAAATTTAATtctcaattatatttaacgACTTTGACAAGCAATGTGTTACTGACGCTAAATACAATATTGGTATGTAATTGTCTATTGAACGTCCGAATCTAcacaattatcaattttatcatgtttaattttaagtGTAAACCATTACACCTTTAGTTATAATACATACTCACACAACATGTACCCAGCCTGTAGTTTGTGTCTGCAATGTCAATGTAGTACCGGCGCCTAATATAGTATTAGCATTGCCtgatataatataactgattagtatattatcatggtatttaatattaacaatatgaTATCGACAAATCAAACataaaatgaattatttgctAAAGTATACCATGCCGGCGCCTAAGAAGCGCAAGAAACGGAGTGGGATTATATTGGCAGATTCAGATGACGAATCTAAACATGGAACTAGTGAATTAAAACACAAATCTCACAAGCCCACTATCTATACCAGTTACAATATCAATAACAGCTCTATTgaagatgatgaatttgatgaagaTGGAGAAGGGCCGGTCATAGTAGATGAGCATATAGGAATTTCAAGTAATGCAGCCATTGTTACCACTTTCAATCGCAATACCAAAGATCACGTTGGTGGGTTATCTAACAAAATGATTATTGACGACATCTCTACTAAGGGGCTGGCACTTAATACTAGGGATGTTGAGGAAACTGTTAGAGCCAACGAAGATGACGACCTTTCACCCCCAAGAAGAGATGATCCAGAATTATCACCTCCTGTAATGGAAGATGAGATCAATATCTCTACTAGTAGGGGGCTGGCACTTAATACTAGGGATGTTGAGGAAACTGTTAGAGCCAACGAAGATGACGACCTTTCACCCCCAAGAAGAGATGATCCAGAATTATCACCTCCTGTAATGGAAGATGAGATCAATACCTCGGTAGTGTACCGCGACAAAAGAggcaaaaaaattgatgcAAAGGAATGGGCAAAATTGCAACCTAAAAAGTGGGAAAAGACGGAACGGCCCACTAGACAGgtacaaacaattaattcagaTACCCGAATGGGGAAAGGGTTTGGTCCAAATGGAATCAGCGAAGGAAAGAGCAGCAAAGGAGGCGATAATAGCCTCCCAACCATTTGCTAGGAATGATATTGATGAGGATTTTGACAAAGAATTGAAAGATACTATTAGATGGGATGATCCAATTCTAATGTTTGACACTGAAAAACGTAAAAAAACTATTGAGCAAAAGAGTGATGGCAAGCCAAAGTGTAGATTCCATGCGCCGCCTAACCGATTTAATATCCCTCCCGGATACAGATGGGATGGGGTAATTAGGGGTAATGGATATGAGGAAAGGAGGTTTAGGGTGAGTATATTAGataatatcaaacaaattatacaatcTATGAaagaatataatttgtttacaCTTAAAACCAGTTTCATTTAGGAAATTGCCTTGATGAAAGCTAGGAACGAAGAAGCTTACATTGAAAATGTGGCAGATAATTAGTCTCTATTTGTGAcatatgttatattttatttataacaacatagataattaattccaaattgtattttaaaatcaattttttctTAATTGTTTATGCGACATGATATATTAGCTGTTTTGTACTGTGTAAGTGTATGTGtccaatttcaaatttaattctTAGTGGCattttgattttaaaaaattggcatatgcaattatttatcacatAATCACGGATCCACGGCTATTATTTGATTGTTAgcttcaaatttacaatagttaaaaatgatttaacaCTATTACTAACGATTTTAAATAgataacatatttatagaTGCTATTGTAACCATATAGTTGATTTTGACAAAACATTATTGaaatattactaattttgaattgttatgaatatattcaaataactaaaaattatgtgATAGCGGTAGGACGACAATATTTGACAATTAAAGTGTGGAATTCAAggcaaaatttataaatatatagcaaaaagttcaaaattttactgTGTAAATCagtttaaaataaaaaatttttacgGTATTAATCGTATATTAGTAGAGTGTGACACTAGATTGATAATGAGGGCTGTGGATACCCCTGGCAGCACCAGCGCCAATACTGGAACCACTAGTACTGTTACTAGTGAAATATCTATAACTGAAAAGCCAATTCTTGGTCTTAGGTATCTAAACAAACGAACCCGtgttgatattttgaatttccAAGTATATGTACCTCCTCAATCACAACAGTTACAGAATTACAGTGATGACTATACGTACAAATTAGATAGAATCTTACCAACTGAGACGCTCGACGATTTGGAAGATATTTCtgaatttaattgtattaatcCAGaagtaattattaacaacaACACTCACGAATGTGCCTCAAACGTTGCTCCTAGGTATACTCCAAAGATTAGAttaattgaaaaaaatgaatattacaataaattatatgaacGGTTAAACATAAGTACGTTGAAAACTATCGGTCATGGCATTGATTATTGtgaattcaaattcattttgaGCGAACTAAAGTTGcaatataaaaatgcaaAGAATTGGCACGAACTAGTTCACATAGCAATTGAACTACCAAAAATTGAATCACAAAAAATCCACTTAAGTGAGGCACAGAATCTTTTAGATTCAGGTAAATCTATACGAAATTTTGTTTCCCTGCCATTGCTTCCAAAGCTGGTTGATGCAGTAAGTAATTGcattaaatacatttatgaagttgatgaattttttagaaCAATAGACACCAATCCTTCACCATTAGAATCGGGcaataaattgttacaaaCTGGATCGCAATTACCCTTTATCACTGATCAATATATACTTGTTAAGAATATTTGGGAAAGCCACATTGATCGAACAcatcaaataaatagtgCAATGTATCGCAACGATTATTTACGTGTGGCCATGCTTACTCAGGATGATTTTAAACTGAATATTCCTTACATtagacaaatttacaatgaTGTAAAACTTGTGATGTGGCTAGAGCAGGTTAAGAAAATGCTCAATAAGACAccaaaatatatagatgctgttaaaattttatcggCTAACTTAAATACCCCGCAAATATCAACTAATGCAGATAAATTGGAACTAGAAAGCAGATGCATTGCTGCCAAACAATGGCTCTCAAACATATGCAATTCTCCTGTGTCACAGTTAGTTATTGACGGAGTTAAGGAACTTGTGTGTGATGATAATTACAGGAAAAGCAAGCATAATAAAATGGATGGTGAagaatcattaaaatattttacaatattcAAGGATGACATATTGACGCTAAATCCCAAACTTATAGACGAGAGTAATCCATTCTACAACCAAGATACGCTAATACAGTCACTAGGAGGCGTAGATGCTATTATAAATTCTGCAACAAATGATCCTTGCAGTGATAGTGGAACTGAAACGAACGTTATAAATACAGCAAAACCACATCCCAATGAACTGGAAAAGTTTTACACCCAGCTTAGTAGCATAAAATTGGTGATTTGGTGCAGCAAATTCTTGGAGCCTTTGGCGATAAAATATCGGAAATTTACTAGACGATTTAAACGAGCAATTGAGGGTGCTatgtcaaaaattgaaGTAGTAATTCTACTGCAAGATGCCAATTTGCTTTCGCAACAATTGCAATTGGATGAGCAAATCAATCAACTTAAACTAATTCTCGGTCAGGCAACGGAATTTGAGAATCAGTGTAAACAGATACTGGATACCAGGCGTTCAGCTATATCTCAGTTTGAGGCGGAGAGATTGGTTGAGCCTTGGATAACACTCGATAACTATAGGAAACAGGATATAATACATAGCGATAACATTGAACAGTTCATCAGCAAATATAAGCCAATTTCAGGAGTGGACATATCAGCGATTAATGAAATCATAgctaaatttgatgatCAGACAATTAAGAACTATCCCTTAATGAAAGAGCTAAACGATGCACAGTCAATTCACACCAATTGGACAGAGAAGATGGGACAAGTCTTAAATGACCCTTGTTTATCTAATGGCGACCTAAACCGCACTATAATATTGCTGCTAGATGCCAGAAAATATGGAATCAACCTCAATATAGATCCATTACTACTCAACTTAAAGTGTTATATCATGTCTAGCTCATTAGTTAAGCTGATTAAGACTAGCAACGGAGACACAGATTACGCACTTAACATACTGGGTGATTTGCAGGGTGACAATCGCtacatgaaaaaattgacaTGTTATTTGGGGcaaatgcaatttttagATGATCTGGATGCAGCTAAAAGGCAGAAGCGCTGCCTAGATCTTGGGATTGAACACTACTTAAGATGTTACAACGGCATGTAGATTTGTGGGGGCATGGTGCAATATGAGTGCTAGATTCTATGAGTAAAATTGGCCAATACCGTGTTTTGGTCCTACACGACACATACGGGGCATTCCCGCAGCCACGTCTGAAGATTTTGGAGACAGTCGTGTCGCGGGAAGGATACAGGGCACCTTCGTTCCAGATACGGAGTTACAGAATAGCAACAAACATCTCTCTTTTAGCtgttttttcaattttaaccaCTATCTGCGTGTATGTCTctcatatatttacatatttatttgccATGATATGCTAATTATATAGGCTCCTATTCGCTAAATCTGATTGGGAAGTAGCTAAGATCACAACCATAGCTTCTGtaacataaaatattttatttaggcaatTAGCTTTATCGTGTTATCAGttattatgaaatattcaGTTGAACTTATGATACTAAGGAAGGCGATTCAGGTGGCTAATAACTGTGCTATGGATTTCAAGCCGAACTTGATACTGGCCCAAGGATATGGCGCTAAGGTGGCACTCAAAATGAATAAACCCAGGATCCCATTGGTAgccaaattatataacatagaTTCTCATGTCTCCAATGGTGCATGAACGTTTTGTCCCCACCTTATGTATTATGAAGACCCGCTATGCGGAGTTTCCATTCGTGTTGATTTTACATGGATATAAAGATGCTCATAATCCAATTATTAATTCTGTCAGGTTATCAAGTTATTTTGACAGGAATAGGGTTAAACTAGATGTTCTTGGTAAGTTATTATATGTCATGTATGTTATGTCCTGAAACGTATCTGTGAA
The DNA window shown above is from Babesia microti strain RI chromosome III, complete genome and carries:
- a CDS encoding hypothetical protein (overlaps_old_locusTagID:BBM_III00580) — encoded protein: MRAVDTPGSTSANTGTTSTVTSEISITEKPILGLRYLNKRTRVDILNFQVYVPPQSQQLQNYSDDYTYKLDRILPTETLDDLEDISEFNCINPEVIINNNTHECASNVAPRYTPKIRLIEKNEYYNKLYERLNISTLKTIGHGIDYCEFKFILSELKLQYKNAKNWHELVHIAIELPKIESQKIHLSEAQNLLDSGKSIRNFVSLPLLPKLVDAVSNCIKYIYEVDEFFRTIDTNPSPLESGNKLLQTGSQLPFITDQYILVKNIWESHIDRTHQINSAMYRNDYLRVAMLTQDDFKLNIPYIRQIYNDVKLVMWLEQVKKMLNKTPKYIDAVKILSANLNTPQISTNADKLELESRCIAAKQWLSNICNSPVSQLVIDGVKELVCDDNYRKSKHNKMDGEESLKYFTIFKDDILTLNPKLIDESNPFYNQDTLIQSLGGVDAIINSATNDPCSDSGTETNVINTAKPHPNELEKFYTQLSSIKLVIWCSKFLEPLAIKYRKFTRRFKRAIEGAMSKIEVVILLQDANLLSQQLQLDEQINQLKLILGQATEFENQCKQILDTRRSAISQFEAERLVEPWITLDNYRKQDIIHSDNIEQFISKYKPISGVDISAINEIIAKFDDQTIKNYPLMKELNDAQSIHTNWTEKMGQVLNDPCLSNGDLNRTIILLLDARKYGINLNIDPLLLNLKCYIMSSSLVKLIKTSNGDTDYALNILGDLQGDNRYMKKLTCYLGQMQFLDDLDAAKRQKRCLDLGIEHYLRCYNGM
- a CDS encoding myosin light chain 1,myosin A tail domain interacting protein (MTIP) (overlaps_old_locusTagID:BBM_III00570): MVNLITGSCMGECIANLPPEAEFPSQEYIEQKMEELNMNDINYYMWIPGYKYQPLLKQRIDSVRSASTIEIDEPIEQPDIEKSEIHKAFDSKAVSGKVSINEVANLLRTLGYAPTNAELEESAKMFGESLTLSQFQDICYALNDSTTSLHGLEQALRYFDNSGSGKLSKAQWMNIMMNYGEPLTMDEMNMVNKKFSIGESIDCKVICEEVVS
- a CDS encoding conserved Plasmodium protein, unknown function (overlaps_old_locusTagID:BBM_III00580;~overlaps_old_locusTagID:BBM_III00585;~overlaps_old_locusTagID:BBM_III00590) is translated as MSKIGQYRVLVLHDTYGAFPQPRLKILETVVSREGYRAPSFQIRSYRIATNISLLAVFSILTTICVLLFAKSDWEVAKITTIASAISFIVLSVIMKYSVELMILRKAIQVANNCAMDFKPNLILAQGYGAKVALKMNKPRIPLILMSPMVHERFVPTLCIMKTRYAEFPFVLILHGYKDAHNPIINSVRLSSYFDRNRVKLDVLECDNHFSSLTPDVLRSWLDEAYEKGKNAVEELADSGCDYVNKSLFTGSESA
- a CDS encoding pre-mRNA-splicing factor CWC26 (overlaps_old_locusTagID:BBM_III00575); its protein translation is MPAPKKRKKRSGIILADSDDESKHGTSELKHKSHKPTIYTSYNINNSSIEDDEFDEDGEGPVIVDEHIGISSNAAIVTTFNRNTKDHVGGLSNKMIIDDISTKGLALNTRDVEETVRANEDDDLSPPRRDDPELSPPVMEDEINISTSRGLALNTRDVEETVRANEDDDLSPPRRDDPELSPPVMEDEINTSVVYRDKRGKKIDAKEWAKLQPKKWEKTERPTRQIPEWGKGLVQMESAKERAAKEAIIASQPFARNDIDEDFDKELKDTIRWDDPILMFDTEKRKKTIEQKSDGKPKCRFHAPPNRFNIPPGYRWDGVIRGNGYEERRFREIALMKARNEEAYIENVADN